A genome region from Aurantiacibacter sp. MUD61 includes the following:
- a CDS encoding asparagine synthase-related protein, whose protein sequence is MSAFAIEFRRDGSNARAEDAERMCRAMRELGLRNQSTLVTGPFALAFVESAGCLDYDEYESQPALLDERWVGLFLGRLNHREDLHAGLNLSSAEGRRLPDSALALRAWGKWGSDCVDHLYGPYSFAVCDKRTNSIDIMRSFEGSQHIYLHEGRERIVVASSVKAIFAFPDIEQELDDVKLADWLVLNHEDHTRSFFKGVSILGQSRSQQIDRGGIKTSVFRDFLSAEQLDRNSSTQSVIEAVREVLNSSIKQCYGSSSAPAIALSSGLDSTLLAVLMIEHLREGENPAGSSLSSYTGVPGADWDGLVREGWTGDERAPVEALASMYPELRPNFVSDQSISLAHHVDEFQKLGDMPVRGVNNIGWGMAIRRKAKSDGHTAVVNGSGGNYCVSFAAARSLFGQWMRQGRWGKLTRETHQFASNLPNTSQTQVIGQAAITNLPSALFDLYMQARGHQQTVGFGFFSAINPDYARRMHSAERIDDLGWDDRYRMLPNRRDMMRLMMERGARNDNGGMAEAAKVVTGTETFSPLADRKLFALCLNLPDETFYANGRDRLLVRRLLEGKVPSVYERRIKGEQSADWHTRLKASSGNLLEEIDRLEDLPDVAEKIDLPRMRRALETLPEKTPVSAKEYPDYAIARYGIGRAIAAARFINHVKKRN, encoded by the coding sequence GTGAGCGCCTTTGCGATCGAATTCAGGAGGGATGGTTCAAACGCTCGTGCCGAGGATGCCGAGCGAATGTGCCGCGCAATGCGCGAGCTTGGCCTGCGCAACCAGTCGACGCTGGTGACGGGGCCCTTCGCACTGGCCTTTGTCGAGAGTGCCGGTTGCCTGGACTACGATGAATACGAAAGTCAGCCCGCTCTGCTCGATGAGCGTTGGGTCGGACTGTTCCTTGGCCGCCTGAACCACCGGGAGGATTTGCACGCCGGGCTGAACCTGTCCTCAGCCGAGGGCAGGCGACTACCGGACAGCGCCCTTGCCCTCCGTGCGTGGGGCAAATGGGGCTCGGACTGCGTCGATCACCTGTACGGCCCTTACAGCTTCGCGGTTTGCGACAAACGCACGAACAGCATCGACATTATGCGCAGCTTCGAGGGCTCACAGCACATCTATTTGCACGAGGGGCGTGAACGGATTGTAGTGGCCAGTTCGGTCAAGGCGATTTTCGCTTTCCCCGATATCGAACAGGAACTCGATGATGTGAAACTGGCCGACTGGCTGGTCCTGAACCACGAGGATCACACCCGATCCTTTTTCAAAGGCGTCAGTATTCTCGGTCAATCGCGTTCGCAGCAAATAGATCGTGGCGGGATAAAGACCTCGGTCTTCCGCGACTTCCTTTCAGCAGAACAGCTAGATCGAAACTCCAGTACTCAATCGGTGATCGAAGCCGTTCGAGAGGTTCTCAACAGCTCGATCAAGCAATGCTACGGCAGCTCTTCAGCGCCCGCAATTGCGCTCAGCTCAGGGCTCGACTCAACGCTGCTGGCGGTTTTGATGATCGAACACTTGCGTGAGGGCGAGAACCCCGCAGGATCAAGCCTGTCTAGCTACACCGGCGTGCCGGGAGCGGATTGGGACGGCCTCGTTCGCGAAGGCTGGACCGGAGATGAAAGAGCACCGGTGGAGGCTCTTGCATCCATGTATCCGGAATTGCGGCCAAACTTTGTAAGCGATCAATCCATTTCGCTCGCCCATCATGTTGATGAATTCCAGAAACTGGGCGATATGCCCGTGCGCGGAGTGAACAATATCGGCTGGGGAATGGCGATAAGGCGCAAGGCGAAAAGCGATGGCCATACTGCCGTAGTGAATGGTTCCGGCGGGAACTATTGCGTGAGCTTTGCCGCCGCGAGAAGCCTGTTCGGCCAATGGATGCGGCAGGGCCGATGGGGCAAACTTACTAGAGAGACGCATCAATTCGCCAGCAATTTGCCGAATACCTCTCAAACACAGGTGATAGGGCAAGCCGCTATCACGAACCTGCCTAGCGCGCTTTTCGACCTGTACATGCAGGCTCGGGGACACCAGCAAACAGTCGGCTTCGGCTTCTTCTCCGCGATCAATCCCGACTATGCTCGGCGCATGCACTCTGCTGAACGGATCGATGACTTGGGGTGGGACGATCGCTATCGCATGCTGCCCAACCGTCGGGACATGATGCGCCTGATGATGGAGCGCGGGGCGCGGAACGACAATGGCGGAATGGCGGAAGCAGCCAAAGTCGTGACCGGCACCGAAACGTTTTCACCGCTTGCGGATCGCAAGCTTTTCGCCCTGTGCCTCAATCTGCCGGACGAAACCTTTTACGCCAATGGCCGTGACCGACTGCTCGTGAGGCGTCTGCTCGAAGGCAAGGTTCCGTCTGTATATGAAAGGCGGATAAAGGGCGAGCAATCTGCCGATTGGCACACCCGTCTGAAAGCGAGCTCCGGCAATCTTCTCGAAGAGATCGACCGCTTGGAAGACCTCCCCGACGTAGCGGAAAAAATCGATCTGCCACGCATGCGCAGGGCATTGGAAACACTTCCTGAAAAGACGCCGGTTTCGGCGAAAGAATATCCCGATTACGCCATTGCGCGCTATGGAATTGGAAGGGCCATCGCCGCCGCGCGCTTCATCAATCACGTGAAGAAAAGAAATTGA
- a CDS encoding 2OG-Fe(II) oxygenase family protein produces the protein MALSPIHRVQLATAINPSYLAPPRIGEIKQALDRDPNRHVVLDDFLLTNHISALNELITRTGEFEPNLKITPGAKRAEHLTEAQRRSTVDRDTFERVAPADRFISQETYVGAPSATSQTRPARTDALVRSVFASEAFHSLMGELSGIPVQETLPIKLKRHRKGHFLRRHSDSTGGRKLCSVLYVHERWLPEFGGRFELFRPDGTRYEIDPLPNRLILFDVTIGNEHAVQDLEQVPDDWYRANYSVWFR, from the coding sequence ATGGCCCTCAGCCCGATCCATCGCGTTCAACTCGCCACAGCAATTAATCCCAGCTATCTCGCTCCGCCACGCATTGGCGAGATCAAGCAGGCGCTCGATCGCGATCCGAACCGGCACGTCGTTCTCGACGATTTCCTTTTAACAAATCATATTTCCGCATTGAACGAGCTGATTACCCGGACTGGCGAGTTCGAACCCAATCTAAAAATCACGCCAGGTGCAAAGCGCGCTGAACACCTCACCGAAGCGCAACGCCGGTCGACAGTCGACCGCGACACTTTCGAACGCGTTGCGCCGGCTGACAGGTTTATCTCGCAGGAAACTTATGTCGGCGCGCCCTCCGCCACGTCGCAAACCCGCCCTGCGCGGACCGATGCGTTGGTTCGCTCGGTTTTTGCCTCCGAAGCGTTTCATTCGCTGATGGGAGAGCTATCGGGCATCCCCGTTCAGGAAACCCTCCCAATCAAATTGAAGAGGCACCGGAAAGGGCACTTCCTTCGCAGGCACAGCGACTCAACAGGGGGGCGGAAATTGTGCAGCGTTCTGTATGTCCATGAGCGATGGCTTCCCGAATTCGGAGGCAGGTTCGAGCTCTTCCGGCCGGATGGAACTCGCTATGAAATCGATCCGCTTCCCAACCGCCTGATCCTGTTCGATGTGACAATCGGGAATGAGCACGCAGTCCAGGATTTGGAACAAGTGCCGGATGACTGGTACCGCGCGAACTACAGTGTCTGGTTCCGATGA
- a CDS encoding 50S ribosomal protein L11 methyltransferase, which translates to MIDDAATKGIEMPHGLSPSSVLEAMAKAAHGDVAKSLSVARACLSAGNTQLAHSLLGDARELAPEHPEIRLLQRQIESQTAPAWHFRIVQDTARNEIYQQAIERAVTPSTRVLDIGAGSGLLSMMAARAGAKEVIACEQDPIVAEAARSVIRANGLADRIRVVAKSSKDLDVDADLGGPVDLIVSEILTNDLLGQDVLAVMDDVRTRLLAPGGAMIPRSAKVLAAPVYWPGLSSRQMDMISGFDLSAFNHLMSAPIAFRANEPFEMKSVPIETLAFDFERSDGVPPRKVQFDVGSKGGSIDGVLQWMRIVLDGDSTYDVLDEHKGRGAWTPQFFPCIPQLSSEPGDIVRLYSLHDNSSASSWVLSDTATNESLQD; encoded by the coding sequence ATGATCGACGACGCAGCAACCAAAGGAATTGAGATGCCGCACGGCTTGTCCCCCTCATCGGTCCTCGAAGCCATGGCAAAAGCTGCTCATGGCGATGTAGCCAAGTCATTATCTGTCGCTCGCGCCTGCCTTTCAGCGGGGAACACGCAACTGGCCCATTCCCTCTTGGGAGATGCGCGAGAGCTTGCTCCTGAACACCCTGAAATCCGACTGTTGCAGAGGCAGATCGAGAGCCAGACGGCTCCGGCATGGCATTTCCGTATCGTTCAGGACACCGCGCGCAACGAAATCTACCAGCAGGCCATTGAACGCGCAGTCACTCCGTCCACGCGCGTCCTCGATATCGGAGCGGGCAGCGGCCTGCTGTCGATGATGGCTGCCCGCGCCGGAGCGAAAGAGGTCATCGCGTGCGAGCAGGATCCGATCGTCGCCGAAGCAGCGCGCTCGGTTATCCGTGCCAACGGCCTTGCAGACCGAATACGTGTCGTTGCGAAGTCGTCAAAGGACCTCGACGTTGACGCTGATTTGGGCGGCCCGGTCGACCTGATCGTATCCGAAATTTTGACAAACGATCTGCTCGGCCAGGATGTGCTGGCGGTCATGGACGACGTGCGGACCCGATTATTGGCACCGGGCGGTGCCATGATACCCCGGTCAGCCAAGGTGCTTGCAGCGCCCGTCTACTGGCCTGGCCTTTCATCACGGCAAATGGATATGATCAGCGGTTTCGATCTTTCCGCGTTCAATCACCTGATGAGTGCACCAATCGCCTTCCGTGCGAACGAGCCGTTTGAAATGAAAAGCGTGCCGATCGAGACCCTCGCTTTCGACTTCGAGCGCTCCGATGGAGTGCCTCCCCGCAAAGTGCAATTCGATGTAGGATCCAAAGGCGGCTCGATAGATGGCGTTCTTCAGTGGATGCGCATCGTCCTCGACGGAGACTCCACCTACGACGTGCTGGATGAGCACAAGGGAAGAGGCGCGTGGACACCTCAGTTCTTTCCCTGCATCCCGCAGCTTTCCAGCGAGCCGGGCGACATCGTGCGACTCTACTCGCTTCACGACAATTCGAGCGCCAGCAGCTGGGTACTGAGTGACACTGCTACCAACGAGAGCCTTCAGGATTGA
- a CDS encoding TIGR03032 family protein, producing MSVDAQQVAASQAGAAPPKVSYSLSGGIVSRLAQMNVSLAFTSYQSGFLYMLGAGPQGKPQLHQSAMPKPMGLCSDGRGRFVLSAGAQIIRLENVLEPDQRINQLYDACFMPRTQVVTGLLDAHDVGIDSSGEIVFVNTRFNCLSKPSQRHSFAPIWKPHFISDIVDEDRCHLNGLAMRDGKPAFVTAVSKSDTIDGWRDRRANGGVVIDVEKNTVVCEGLSMPHSPRWHEGKLWVLNAGTGELGSVEFSDEQQGLGSFKPLTFCPGFLRGMVFHGKSAFVGLSRPRYDRFEGLELEQRLKDTDSEPWCGVQVIDLESGACVDWFRIDGDIGELYDVELVEGFLCPMTVSPNSADAATLITHEPL from the coding sequence ATGTCAGTCGATGCTCAGCAGGTCGCCGCCAGCCAAGCCGGTGCCGCACCGCCGAAGGTTAGTTACTCGCTTTCAGGTGGGATCGTTTCGCGCTTGGCACAGATGAACGTGTCGCTTGCTTTCACGTCTTACCAATCTGGCTTTCTTTACATGCTGGGCGCCGGCCCTCAGGGAAAGCCACAGCTGCATCAGTCTGCCATGCCCAAGCCTATGGGGCTGTGTTCTGACGGCAGAGGTCGATTCGTGCTGTCTGCCGGAGCTCAGATCATTCGGCTTGAGAATGTGCTGGAGCCTGATCAACGCATCAATCAATTGTATGACGCTTGCTTCATGCCGCGCACACAAGTGGTAACCGGATTGCTCGATGCGCATGATGTTGGAATCGACTCTTCAGGTGAGATCGTTTTCGTCAACACACGGTTCAATTGCTTGTCCAAGCCGTCGCAGCGGCATTCTTTTGCGCCCATCTGGAAGCCCCACTTCATAAGTGACATCGTCGATGAGGATCGTTGTCATTTGAATGGCCTTGCGATGCGAGATGGCAAGCCTGCCTTTGTAACGGCTGTTTCCAAGTCCGACACGATCGACGGCTGGCGCGATCGGCGCGCAAATGGCGGTGTTGTGATCGATGTCGAAAAGAATACTGTGGTTTGCGAAGGGCTTTCGATGCCGCATTCACCGCGTTGGCATGAGGGCAAATTGTGGGTCCTTAACGCCGGTACCGGTGAGCTTGGCAGCGTCGAATTTTCCGACGAACAGCAAGGCCTCGGCTCCTTCAAGCCGCTCACATTTTGCCCGGGGTTCCTTCGCGGCATGGTTTTTCACGGCAAATCCGCGTTTGTTGGCCTTTCTCGGCCTCGCTATGATCGGTTTGAAGGGCTGGAGCTGGAGCAGCGGCTCAAGGATACGGACAGCGAGCCTTGGTGCGGCGTACAGGTAATCGATCTGGAAAGCGGAGCTTGCGTCGACTGGTTCCGGATCGATGGAGATATCGGCGAATTATACGATGTGGAGCTGGTCGAAGGCTTTCTTTGTCCGATGACAGTTTCACCAAATTCAGCCGATGCTGCAACTCTGATTACCCATGAGCCACTTTAA